Sequence from the Ornithinimicrobium humiphilum genome:
GATGCGCGAAGCATCGTGTCGCCACATCGAGAAAGAGTCGTCGATCGTGCGGTGGTGAGACGTGCGCGAGCCCCGCGGGACGACATACCCTGGCCCCGTGCCGAAGAATCCTCAGCCTCCCGCCAAGCCCCTCGACGCGACCGACCTCGCCCTGGTCCGGCTCCTGGAGCAGGACGGCCGCATGTCCAACGCGATGCTCGCCCGCGAGGTCGGCATCGCCGAGTCCACCTGCCTCGTGCGGGTCCGCTCGCTGCGCGAGCGCGGCGTGGTGCGCGGCATCCACGCCGACATCGACCCCGTCGCCGTCGGGCGGCCCGTCGAGGCGATGATCGCCGTGCGCTTCGGCGGCCACCGGCGCAGCCACTTCGAGCAGTTCACCGAGGAGGTGCCCCGGCTCCCCGGGGTGCTGGGGGCCTTCCACGTCTCCGGCGCGATCGACTACTTCGTGCACGTCGCGTGCGAGTCGGCCGACGCCCTCCGCGACTTCGTGCTCGACCACCTCACCAACCGCCCCGGCGTGCTCCACGCCGAGACCTCGCTCATCTTCGAGTCGCTGCGCGGCCGCGGCACCCTGGCGCCGCCGGAGGACGACCCGGAGGAGGAGGCGGCGGATCGCGCTTGACCCTCACGCCGCGTGAGGCGGCAGGGTCGTCGACGTGACCGCGGACCAGCAGATGACCGACGAGCTGCTCACGGTGGGCCAGGTGGCCGAGACCCTCGGCGTGACGGTGCGCACCCTGCACCACTACGACGAGATCGGCCTCGTGGTGCCCTCGGAGCGCAGCCGGGCCGGCTACCGCCTCTACACGGAGGCGGACCTGAGCCGGCTGCAGCACGTCGTCGTCTACCGCCGGCTCGGCTTCGCCCTCGAGGAGATCGCGGAGCTGCTGTCCGACGGTGCAGACGTCGCCGCGCACCTGCGGCGGCAGCGGGAGGCGGTCACGGCAAGGCTGGACGAGCTCGCCGGGCTCGTCAGCGCCATCGACAGAGCCCTGGAGGCCGAGATGAACGACTACCAGATCACGCGCGAGGAGCAGCGGGAGCTCTTCGGCGACACCTTCGACGAGAGCTACGCCCAGGAGGCGGAGGAGCGCTGGGGCGGCACCGACGCGTGGAAGCAGTCCCAGCGCCGGACCCGGTCCTACACCAAGGAGCAGTGGCAGCAGATCAAGGAGGAGAGCGGGGCGCCGACGCTGCGGCTCGCCGAGCTGCTCGCCGCGGGCGAGCCCGCCGACTCCGAGGCGGCCATGGACGCCGCCGAGGACGCGCGCC
This genomic interval carries:
- a CDS encoding MerR family transcriptional regulator → MTADQQMTDELLTVGQVAETLGVTVRTLHHYDEIGLVVPSERSRAGYRLYTEADLSRLQHVVVYRRLGFALEEIAELLSDGADVAAHLRRQREAVTARLDELAGLVSAIDRALEAEMNDYQITREEQRELFGDTFDESYAQEAEERWGGTDAWKQSQRRTRSYTKEQWQQIKEESGAPTLRLAELLAAGEPADSEAAMDAAEDARQHICRWFYDCPREMHANIAELYVTDPRFTKTYEDVAPGLAQYVRDAVVANAARS
- a CDS encoding Lrp/AsnC family transcriptional regulator, translated to MPKNPQPPAKPLDATDLALVRLLEQDGRMSNAMLAREVGIAESTCLVRVRSLRERGVVRGIHADIDPVAVGRPVEAMIAVRFGGHRRSHFEQFTEEVPRLPGVLGAFHVSGAIDYFVHVACESADALRDFVLDHLTNRPGVLHAETSLIFESLRGRGTLAPPEDDPEEEAADRA